TTGAGAAAGCTTATCAACTGTATCGCGATTAGGGTCTACCGAGACAAGCAATACTTGGGTGTTGGGCGTTACGGCTTTTAGCTCATCATAAACAAAATTCAGCTTTTGCAGTGTCGTTGGGCAAACATCGGGGCAAGATGTGTAACCAAAGAACACCCAAGACCACTGACCTGACAATTCCTGTTTGGTAAACGCATCACCAGTGTGGCTAGTTAGCGAAAAGGGCTCTACCGTTCTTGGCTGCTGATAATACAGCGCAGTTTTAGGTAGTTCAGGTTGATTTATCGCTTGGTAGATAAATACGCCACAAACCAGAGAAACAAGGGCAACAATAATATAAAGCAGCTTATTCATAATAATATCTTCAACCAGTAGCTAGCTAAACGAAACAGGCAATAAATAATGATCTAGTAGCAATATAATAAACAATAACATCAGGTGAATGATAGAAAACTTGAATGTTGCCATCGCAGTATTTTCTTTGGGGTTAAATTTTAATTGCCAAGCGTAAGCAAAGAAGATTAAATTAAGTACCACACTGCCGACTAAATACAGCCAATTACTCATACCAACTAAATAGGGTAGTAAGCCCACAACAAACAATAAGATGGTATAAAGTAAGATCTGCGTTTTGGTAAATTCTATGCCATGCGTAACGGGCAACATTGGAATGTTGACCTTGGCATAGTCATCGCGGCGATGAATGGCG
This Thalassotalea euphylliae DNA region includes the following protein-coding sequences:
- a CDS encoding SCO family protein translates to MNKLLYIIVALVSLVCGVFIYQAINQPELPKTALYYQQPRTVEPFSLTSHTGDAFTKQELSGQWSWVFFGYTSCPDVCPTTLQKLNFVYDELKAVTPNTQVLLVSVDPNRDTVDKLSQYIGYFNNEFRALRGDHGALFPFARNLGLMYAIADDTSQKNYLVDHSASIVLINPQGEIAAIFKPQEALGQIPTVNEDDLVDDFQRIVALAAS